Proteins encoded together in one Nostoc sp. PCC 7524 window:
- the cutA gene encoding divalent-cation tolerance protein CutA, whose protein sequence is MNYIAVVTTIGSLAEAQRIAHALVEQKLAACAQISEIESFYVWNDAIQNEKEFRILFKTTDANYQAVEDAIRKLHSYELPAIHAFALKHIYAPYAAWIERNSSGN, encoded by the coding sequence ATGAATTACATTGCCGTTGTTACAACCATTGGTAGTCTCGCCGAGGCGCAACGCATAGCTCACGCCTTGGTAGAACAAAAGCTAGCCGCCTGCGCCCAAATCTCTGAGATTGAAAGCTTCTATGTTTGGAATGACGCAATTCAGAACGAGAAGGAGTTTCGCATACTTTTCAAAACCACTGACGCAAACTACCAAGCCGTCGAGGATGCAATCAGAAAACTCCACTCCTATGAACTACCTGCCATTCATGCCTTCGCGCTCAAACACATTTATGCTCCCTATGCAGCATGGATTGAACGTAATTCTTCAGGTAATTAG
- the glyS gene encoding glycine--tRNA ligase subunit beta, with protein sequence MPAFLLEVGTEELPANFLSDAIEQWRSRIPQSLADHSLNSESVAVYGTPRRLAVLITGLPSQQPDREEEIKGPPAQAAFKDGQPTPAALGFAKKQGVDIAALEVRPTDKGDFVFVQKKTPGLPVAEILTELVPQWISGLEGKRLMRWGDGDMRFSRPIRWLVALLDESILPIKLENGSKIVVSDRISYGHRVLHPEPVTINQATDYVKTLRYAYVAVDSQERTATIQEQVQATVEKLHGCTEMYPDLLKEVTNLVEWPSPVVGKFEPEFLALPTEVTTTVMVSHQRYFPVFKAGSHSELLPYFVTVSNGDPTKSDIIAVGNERVIRARLADGQFFYRTDLSKALEDYLPQLETVTFQEDLGSLRAKVDRIVKIAGQIATQLQLEESDRQHVERAALLCKADLVTQMVFEFPELQGIMGQKYAIASGEAPEVATAIFEHYLPRGADDILPQTLTSQVVGLADRLDTLVSIFGLGLIPSGSSDPFALRRAANAVVNITWAANLQINLATLLNQFASDFANQYTKDLAQLTTALQEFFLQRIRTLLQEEKQIDYDLVNAVLGENDPEYTERALQDLLDVRDRALYLQQIRRDGTLDKIYETVNRSTRLAAQGDLDTKQLDPTTVVRPELFQKSSESAFYEALVKLKPQTEAAQASRNYQMLVTALAEIAPTVSNFFDGPDSVLVMDPEPEIKRNRLNLLGLLRNHARVLADFGAIVKNL encoded by the coding sequence ATGCCGGCATTTTTATTAGAAGTTGGTACAGAAGAACTACCTGCAAATTTTCTCAGCGATGCTATCGAACAGTGGCGATCGCGCATTCCCCAAAGTTTAGCAGATCACAGCCTTAACAGTGAATCTGTAGCAGTTTACGGTACTCCCCGGCGGTTGGCGGTACTGATTACAGGTTTACCATCCCAGCAACCAGACAGAGAAGAAGAAATCAAAGGCCCACCCGCCCAAGCCGCTTTTAAAGATGGGCAACCAACTCCAGCCGCCCTAGGTTTTGCGAAAAAGCAAGGGGTGGACATTGCGGCGTTAGAAGTGCGCCCCACAGACAAAGGGGATTTTGTGTTTGTCCAGAAAAAAACCCCCGGACTTCCTGTGGCAGAAATTCTCACGGAACTTGTACCGCAATGGATTTCTGGGTTAGAAGGTAAACGGTTGATGCGCTGGGGTGATGGGGATATGCGGTTTTCTCGTCCCATTCGCTGGCTAGTGGCATTATTAGATGAGTCTATTTTGCCGATTAAATTAGAAAATGGTTCTAAAATAGTTGTCAGCGATCGCATTTCCTACGGTCATCGTGTCTTACATCCTGAACCAGTCACCATTAATCAAGCCACTGATTACGTTAAAACTCTCCGCTACGCTTATGTAGCTGTAGACTCTCAGGAAAGGACAGCCACCATTCAAGAACAGGTGCAAGCAACTGTAGAAAAATTACATGGTTGCACAGAAATGTACCCCGATTTGTTGAAGGAAGTCACCAACTTAGTAGAATGGCCTTCCCCAGTAGTCGGTAAATTTGAACCTGAGTTCTTAGCTTTACCTACAGAGGTGACTACTACGGTGATGGTTAGTCACCAGCGTTATTTCCCGGTATTTAAGGCAGGCAGTCACAGCGAACTTTTACCATATTTTGTCACTGTTTCTAACGGTGATCCTACTAAATCAGATATTATTGCCGTTGGTAATGAAAGGGTAATCCGAGCCAGATTAGCTGATGGACAGTTTTTCTATAGAACCGATTTATCAAAGGCTCTAGAAGACTATCTTCCCCAATTAGAAACTGTCACCTTCCAAGAAGATTTAGGCTCTTTGCGTGCCAAGGTAGATAGAATCGTCAAGATTGCTGGACAAATTGCTACCCAATTGCAATTAGAGGAAAGCGATCGCCAGCACGTTGAAAGAGCGGCATTATTATGTAAAGCTGACTTAGTAACCCAAATGGTCTTTGAGTTCCCAGAGTTACAGGGGATCATGGGGCAGAAATATGCGATCGCTAGTGGGGAAGCACCAGAAGTAGCCACAGCCATTTTTGAGCATTATCTCCCACGGGGTGCTGATGACATCCTCCCCCAAACCTTAACCAGTCAAGTTGTCGGTTTGGCAGATAGACTCGATACCTTAGTCAGTATCTTTGGTTTGGGGTTAATTCCTAGCGGTTCTTCTGATCCCTTTGCTTTACGACGGGCTGCCAATGCTGTAGTTAATATTACTTGGGCGGCGAATCTGCAAATCAATTTAGCAACATTATTAAATCAATTCGCCTCTGACTTTGCCAACCAGTACACCAAAGACTTAGCACAGTTAACCACAGCTTTACAAGAATTTTTCTTACAACGGATTCGCACCCTGTTGCAAGAAGAAAAGCAGATTGACTACGATTTAGTCAACGCTGTTTTGGGTGAAAATGACCCGGAATATACAGAACGGGCATTACAGGATTTACTGGATGTGCGCGATCGCGCTTTATATCTGCAACAAATCCGCCGTGACGGTACACTAGATAAAATCTACGAAACCGTTAACCGTTCTACTAGACTAGCAGCCCAAGGCGATTTAGATACCAAACAGCTAGATCCTACAACTGTGGTGCGTCCAGAACTATTCCAAAAGTCTTCGGAGTCAGCATTTTACGAAGCTTTAGTCAAATTAAAACCGCAAACCGAAGCTGCACAAGCATCACGGAATTATCAAATGTTAGTAACAGCACTAGCAGAAATTGCGCCAACTGTCAGCAATTTCTTTGATGGGCCTGATAGTGTTTTAGTCATGGATCCAGAACCAGAAATTAAGCGCAATCGCTTGAATTTACTAGGATTATTGCGGAATCATGCCCGTGTGTTAGCTGACTTTGGGGCGATCGTGAAAAATCTGTAG